Proteins co-encoded in one Arachis stenosperma cultivar V10309 chromosome 7, arast.V10309.gnm1.PFL2, whole genome shotgun sequence genomic window:
- the LOC130940709 gene encoding E3 ubiquitin-protein ligase WAV3-like, protein MGGGWRRAFCTRNPESTILHNQHRSQSPTTCVRLSFLSVSDTADSTSNPSTPRSPSFKLSLFRNSFKFRSSCGICLNSVKTGLGTAIYTAECGHAFHSPCIAGHVSSNNTCPVCNATWKVVPALPQQNDVVTTKIFEAKKQSDSVRPYDDDEPLPSPFSGCQIAPIPEADENNDDEDQNDVFQGFFVNPSKPPMITKDADSRNVRVKLMPECAVITSSQSHETYALVLRVKAPPPPSCSQIGASPPVDLVTVVNVGAGMSGTKLHMLKRAMRLVISSLGSVDRLAIVAYSDSSKRLMPLRRMTAQGQRVARRIVDRLISGREIAASGGVEALRKAAKVLEDRRERNPFASVVLFSETSNWKNQRESFGFSHVSSRFTFIEVPVQSFGFGKRTLFGFQPDEDHFAKRIEELFSVTVHDLTVQLGVSSHHAEIRDVYSCNNGRPTSLGSEAFTIGDLYAEEERELLVELRVTTSALGSHHVMNVKCFYKDPVKQDTVCGREQALPVALRLGGRAERLRNVFVTSRAISKSRKLLDQNEFSNAYCVVVSARELLAQCGSASVDEYVRGLEAELAEIQWQKAQYERQGRAVDESGEEALTPTSAWRAAEKLAKMATMKKSLNRVTDLHGFENARF, encoded by the exons ATGGGGGGTGGTTGGAGAAGAGCGTTCTGCACCCGCAACCCAGAATCCACAATTTTACATAACCAACACCGAAGCCAATCCCCAACCACCTGCGTCAGATTGAGCTTCCTCTCAGTCTCAGACACCGCAGATTCAACATCAAATCCATCCACTCCACGCTCCCCTAGCTTCAAGCTATCCCTGTTCAGAAACAGCTTCAAATTCAGA AGTAGTTGTGGAATCTGTTTGAACAGCGTGAAGACGGGGCTGGGAACGGCAATTTACACTGCGGAATGCGGTCATGCTTTTCACTCCCCCTGCATCGCCGGCCACGTCAGCAGCAACAACACGTGCCCCGTCTGCAACGCCACGTGGAAAGTCGTTCCTGCCCTTCCGCAACAAAACGACGTCGTAACCACCAAAATATTCGAAGCGAAGAAGCAATCCGATTCGGTAAGACCATACGACGACGATGAGCCTCTCCCTTCTCCCTTCTCCGGCTGCCAAATCGCTCCGATTCCGGAGGCCGACGAAAACAACGACGACGAAGACCAAAACGACGTGTTCCAGGGCTTTTTCGTAAATCCATCAAAGCCTCCAATGATAACGAAGGACGCTGATTCAAGGAATGTACGGGTGAAGCTGATGCCAGAGTGTGCTGTCATAACGTCGTCACAGAGCCACGAGACTTATGCTTTGGTTCTAAGAGTCAAGGCTCCGCCACCGCCATCGTGTAGTCAGATCGGTGCCTCGCCACCGGTGGATCTTGTCACGGTTGTCAACGTCGGCGCCGGCATGAGCGGCACGAAGCTTCATATGCTGAAGCGCGCGATGCGTTTGGTTATCTCATCGCTCGGCTCCGTCGACCGGCTCGCAATCGTGGCTTATTCGGATTCATCGAAACGGTTGATGCCGCTGCGGAGAATGACGGCGCAGGGACAGCGGGTGGCTCGGCGCATCGTCGACCGCCTCATCTCCGGCCGAGAAATAGCCGCCTCAGGCGGTGTAGAAGCTCTGAGGAAAGCAGCGAAGGTTCTAGAAGACCGAAGGGAAAGAAATCCGTTCGCCTCCGTTGTTCTCTTCTCAGAAACAAGTAATTGGAAGAATCAACGAGAAAGCTTCGGCTTCAGCCACGTGTCTTCCCGGTTCACCTTTATAGAAGTCCCGGTTCAATCGTTTGGGTTCGGGAAAAGAACCTTGTTCGGCTTCCAACCGGATGAGGATCATTTTGCGAAGCGCATTGAGGAATTATTCAGCGTAACGGTGCATGATTTAACAGTTCAGCTCGGAGTTTCATCGCATCATGCTGAGATCAGAGATGTTTATTCCTGTAATAATGGACGGCCCACATCGCTTGGCTCTGAAGCCTTTACGATTGGCGATTTGTACGCTGAAGAAGAGAGGGAACTGTTGGTGGAGTTGAGAGTGACCACGTCAGCATTGGGAAGCCATCACGTGATGAACGTGAAGTGTTTCTATAAAGATCCGGTGAAACAGGACACTGTGTGCGGTAGGGAGCAAGCGCTTCCAGTGGCGCTACGGCTTGGTGGCAGAGCCGAGAGGCTTAGGAATGTGTTTGTGACGAGCCGAGCCATTTCCAAGTCAAGGAAACTGTTGGATCAGAATGAGTTTTCCAATGCTTATTGTGTGGTGGTTTCGGCTCGAGAGCTTTTAGCTCAGTGTGGCTCGGCTTCAGTGGACGAGTATGTGCGTGGCTTGGAGGCTGAGCTGGCAGAGATTCAGTGGCAGAAAGCACAGTATGAGAGGCAAGGGAGGGCGGTGGATGAGAGTGGCGAGGAGGCATTGACACCGACTTCAGCTTGGAGAGCAGCTGAGAAGCTGGCTAAGATGGCAACAATGAAGAAGTCATTGAATAGAGTCACTGACTTGCACGGCTTCGAAAATGCTAGGTTCTAG